In Drosophila bipectinata strain 14024-0381.07 chromosome 2R, DbipHiC1v2, whole genome shotgun sequence, one genomic interval encodes:
- the kcc gene encoding solute carrier family 12 member 4 isoform X3 gives MQSNSAKDDSDEMEIIPSEHNGTVHETKNEDSGDIHRAEENQKSNIDPNLYLYDDDLATRPHISTFISSIANYENTIPAATDPDAKPAAPSARMGTLIGVFLPCIQNIFGVILFIRLTWVVGTAGAVCGFLIVLTCCCVTMLTAISMSAIATNGVVPAGGSYFMISRSLGPEFGGAVGMLFYTGTTLAAAMYIVGAVEIVLTYMAPWASIFGDFTKDAEAMYNNFRVYGTILLIFMGLIVFVGVKFVNKFATVALACVILSIIAVYVGIFDNIHGNEKLYMCVLGNRLLKDIPLDNCTKGDPFMVDIYCPGGKCDDYYLANNVTRVKGIKGLSSGVFYDNIFPSFLEKGQFISYGKNPTDIENTSGQSYNQIMADITTSFTLLIGIFFPSVTGIMAGSNRSGDLADAQKSIPIGTICAILTTSTVYLSSVMFFAGTVDNLLLRDKFGQSIGGKLVVANIAWPNQWVILIGSFLSTLGAGLQSLTGAPRLLQAIARDEIIPFLAPFAKSSSRGEPTRALLLTIVICQCGILLGNVDLLAPLLSMFFLMCYGFVNLACAVQTLLRTPNWRPRFKFYHWSLSLIGLTLCISVMIMTSWYFALIAMGMAIIIYKYIEYRGAEKEWGDGIRGMALTAARYSLLRLEEGPPHTKNWRPQILVLSKLNDNLLPKYRKIFSFATQLKAGKGLTICVSVIKGDHTKIANKAVDAKSTLRKYMTDEKVKGFCDVLVAQQIGEGLSSVVQTIGLGGMKPNTVIVGWPYSWRQEGRNSWKTFIQTVRTVAACHMALLVPKGINFYPESNHKAIGGNIDIWWIVHDGGLLMLLPFLLKQHRTWRNCKLRIFTVAQIEDNSIQMKKDLKTFLYHLRIEADVEVVEMNNSDISAYTYERTLMMEQRNQMLRALGLNKKENSKVGQTIMDFKETSSDNKMSLVQTIVDHHYDATKTASKVRFADPTIEEIQNHDSQNDEKRNSIDLDGPEQEDAPETTSSKDDSTEKADGDLKSSVKPDEFNVRRMHTAIKLNEVIVEKSQDAQLVIMNLPGPPREVRAERESNYMEFLEVLTEGLEKVLMVRGGGREVITIYS, from the exons ATGCAAAGTAACAGTGCAAAAGATGATTCGGATGAAATGGAAATAATACCATCCGAACACAATGGTACAGTTcacgaaacaaaaaatgaag ACTCAGGTGATATCCACAGGGCTGAAGAAAACCAAAAGTCCAACATCGACCCAAATCTATATTTATACGATGATGATTTGGCGACCAGGCCCCATATATCAACGTTCATTTCATCAATTGCCAATTATGAAAACACGATACCAGCGGCCACCGATCCCGATGCAAAGCCGGCAGCTCCATCGGCTCGAATGG gTACCCTAATTGGAGTGTTCTTGCCATGCATTCAAAATATCTTTGGTGTCATATTGTTCATTCGATTAACATGGGTTGTTGGAACGGCTGGCGCCGTGTGTGGATTCTTAATTGTGTTGACCTGCTGCTGTGTG ACAATGCTAACTGCGATTTCGATGTCGGCCATTGCAACGAATGGAGTGGTTCCTGCGGGAGGGAGCTACTTCATGATATCCCG ATCCCTGGGCCCTGAGTTTGGTGGTGCGGTGGGAATGTTGTTTTATACGGGAACCACATTAGCAGCGGCAATGTATATAGTCGGTGCTGTGGAAATCGTATTG ACATACATGGCGCCGTGGGCATCAATCTTTGGGGATTTCACCAAGGATGCTGAGGCGATGTATAACAATTTCCGCGTCTACGGCACAATATTGCTCATTTTTATGG GACTCATTGTGTTCGTGGGTGTGAAATTTGTCAACAAGTTCGCAACAGTGGCACTGGCCTGCGTCATTCTGTCGATAATAGCGGTCTATGTGGGAATATTTGACAATATCCATGGCAACGAAAAGCTATA CATGTGTGTTCTGGGAAATCGACTTTTGAAGGACATCCCACTGGACAATTGCACAAAGGGCGATCCATTCATGGTGGACATTTATTGCCCGGGTGGAAAATGCGATGACTACTACTTag CAAACAACGTTACTAGGGTGAAGGGCATCAAGGGACTGTCCAGTGGCGTTTTCTATGACAACATTTTCCCTTCGTTTTTGGAGAAGGGCCAGTTTATATCCTACGGCAAGAATCCAACTGATATTGAGAACACCAGTGGCCAGTCATACAACCAGATCATGGCCGATATTACCACATCGTTCACCCTGCTCATTGGCATTTTCTTCCCATCGGTAACAG GTATCATGGCTGGATCTAACCGTTCTGGAGACTTGGCTGACGCTCAAAAGAGTATACCCATCGGAACGATATGTGCTATTCTGACCACGAGTACGGTTTACTTATCTAGCGTCATGTTCTTTGCCGGCACAGTGGATAATCTCCTGCTGAGAGATAA ATTCGGTCAATCCATTGGTGGAAAATTGGTGGTGGCCAATATTGCCTGGCCCAACCAGTGGGTCATTCTGATTGGCTCTTTCCTGTCCACCCTTGGAGCTGGACTTCAGAGTTTAACGGGCGCACCGCGTCTACTTCAGGCCATTGCCAGGGACGAGATTATTCCCTTCCTGGCTCCATTCGCCAAGTCCTCGAGCCGTGGTGAACCCACCCGTGCCCTGCTCCTGACCATTGTCATTTGCCAGTGCGGTATTCTCCTGG GTAATGTCGACTTGTTGGCGCCTTTACTCTCCATGTTCTTCCTCATGTGCTACGGTTTTGTTAACCTGGCTTGCGCCGTACAAACCCTGCTGAGGACTCCCAATTGGAGACCTCGGTTCAAGTTCTACCACTGGAGCTTGTCCCTGATCGGCCTGACTCTGTGCATATCAGTCATGATCATGACATCCTGGTATTTCGCACTGATTGCTATGGGAATGGCCattattatttacaaataCATTGAGTACCGAGG TGCCGAAAAGGAGTGGGGTGATGGCATTCGTGGAATGGCCCTCACCGCCGCCAGGTACTCGCTCCTTCGTCTGGAGGAAGGCCCACCGCATACGAAAAATTGGCGTCCCCAAATTTTGGTGCTTTCAAAGCTCAATGATAACCTCTTGCCAAAGTATAGGAAGATATTCTCCTTTGCCACCCAGCTGAAAGCTGGCAAGGGACTGACGATTTGTGTGTCTGTGATAAAGGGCGACCACACGAAGATAGCTAACAAAGCAGTGGATGCTAAGTCCACGCTGCGCAAATACATGACCGACGAGAAGGTGAAGGGATTCTGCGATGTCCTGGTCGCCCAACAAATAGGCGAAGGCCTCAGTTCAGT TGTCCAGACCATTGGACTGGGAGGCATGAAGCCAAACACTGTCATCGTGGGATGGCCCTATAGCTGGCGGCAGGAGGGGCGCAACAGctggaagactttcatccagACAGTTCGCACGGTGGCCGCCTGCCACATGGCTCTCCTGGTGCCCAAGGGCATTAACTTCTATCCAGAATCGAACCACAAGGCA ATTGGTGGCAACATCGACATCTGGTGGATTGTCCATGACGGCGGCCTGCTCATGTTGCTGCCGTTCTTGCTGAAGCAACATCGCACTTGGCGCAACTGCAAGCTGAGGATCTTCACTGTTGCTCAAATCGAGGACAACTCGATTCAAATGAAGAAAGATTTGAAGACATTCCTGTACCATCTGCGAATCGAGGCAGATGTCGAAGTGGTTGAGATG AATAACAGCGACATTTCTGCCTATACCTATGAGCGGACACTTATGATGGAACAGCGTAATCAGATGCTGAGAGCATTaggtttaaataaaaaagaaaactccAAAGTG GGTCAGACTATAATGGACTTTAAGGAAACATCCAGTGATAATAAAATGTCTTTG GTTCAAACAATTGTAGACCACCATTATGACGCCACCAAAACGGCGTCTAAAGTTCGCTTCGCCGATCCAACTATAGAAGAAATACAAAATCAC GATTCTCAAAACGATGAGAAACGTAACTCAATTGATTTGGATGGTCCCGAACAAGAGGACGCACCTGAAACTACTTCTAGCAAGGATGATTCAACAGAGAAAGCCGACGGAGACTTAAAGTCCAGTGTGAAACC gGATGAGTTCAATGTTCGTCGCATGCACACAGCAATAAAACTAAATGAAGTTATTGTAGAAAAGTCACAGGACGCCCAGTTGGTTATTATGAATCTACCGGGTCCTCCTAGGGAAGTGAGAGCGGAGCGTGAAAGCAATT ATATGGAATTTCTGGAGGTATTAACAGAGGGCCTTGAAAAAGTGTTAATGGTTCGTGGAGGAGGCCGTGAAGTTATAACAATTTACTCTTAA
- the kcc gene encoding solute carrier family 12 member 4 isoform X10: MQSNSAKDDSDEMEIIPSEHNGTVHETKNEDSGDIHRAEENQKSNIDPNLYLYDDDLATRPHISTFISSIANYENTIPAATDPDAKPAAPSARMGTLIGVFLPCIQNIFGVILFIRLTWVVGTAGAVCGFLIVLTCCCVTMLTAISMSAIATNGVVPAGGSYFMISRSLGPEFGGAVGMLFYTGTTLAAAMYIVGAVEIVLTYMAPWASIFGDFTKDAEAMYNNFRVYGTILLIFMGLIVFVGVKFVNKFATVALACVILSIIAVYVGIFDNIHGNEKLYMCVLGNRLLKDIPLDNCTKGDPFMVDIYCPGGKCDDYYLANNVTRVKGIKGLSSGVFYDNIFPSFLEKGQFISYGKNPTDIENTSGQSYNQIMADITTSFTLLIGIFFPSVTGIMAGSNRSGDLADAQKSIPIGTICAILTTSTVYLSSVMFFAGTVDNLLLRDKFGQSIGGKLVVANIAWPNQWVILIGSFLSTLGAGLQSLTGAPRLLQAIARDEIIPFLAPFAKSSSRGEPTRALLLTIVICQCGILLGNVDLLAPLLSMFFLMCYGFVNLACAVQTLLRTPNWRPRFKFYHWSLSLIGLTLCISVMIMTSWYFALIAMGMAIIIYKYIEYRGAEKEWGDGIRGMALTAARYSLLRLEEGPPHTKNWRPQILVLSKLNDNLLPKYRKIFSFATQLKAGKGLTICVSVIKGDHTKIANKAVDAKSTLRKYMTDEKVKGFCDVLVAQQIGEGLSSVVQTIGLGGMKPNTVIVGWPYSWRQEGRNSWKTFIQTVRTVAACHMALLVPKGINFYPESNHKIGGNIDIWWIVHDGGLLMLLPFLLKQHRTWRNCKLRIFTVAQIEDNSIQMKKDLKTFLYHLRIEADVEVVEMNNSDISAYTYERTLMMEQRNQMLRALGLNKKENSKVDSQNDEKRNSIDLDGPEQEDAPETTSSKDDSTEKADGDLKSSVKPDEFNVRRMHTAIKLNEVIVEKSQDAQLVIMNLPGPPREVRAERESNYMEFLEVLTEGLEKVLMVRGGGREVITIYS, from the exons ATGCAAAGTAACAGTGCAAAAGATGATTCGGATGAAATGGAAATAATACCATCCGAACACAATGGTACAGTTcacgaaacaaaaaatgaag ACTCAGGTGATATCCACAGGGCTGAAGAAAACCAAAAGTCCAACATCGACCCAAATCTATATTTATACGATGATGATTTGGCGACCAGGCCCCATATATCAACGTTCATTTCATCAATTGCCAATTATGAAAACACGATACCAGCGGCCACCGATCCCGATGCAAAGCCGGCAGCTCCATCGGCTCGAATGG gTACCCTAATTGGAGTGTTCTTGCCATGCATTCAAAATATCTTTGGTGTCATATTGTTCATTCGATTAACATGGGTTGTTGGAACGGCTGGCGCCGTGTGTGGATTCTTAATTGTGTTGACCTGCTGCTGTGTG ACAATGCTAACTGCGATTTCGATGTCGGCCATTGCAACGAATGGAGTGGTTCCTGCGGGAGGGAGCTACTTCATGATATCCCG ATCCCTGGGCCCTGAGTTTGGTGGTGCGGTGGGAATGTTGTTTTATACGGGAACCACATTAGCAGCGGCAATGTATATAGTCGGTGCTGTGGAAATCGTATTG ACATACATGGCGCCGTGGGCATCAATCTTTGGGGATTTCACCAAGGATGCTGAGGCGATGTATAACAATTTCCGCGTCTACGGCACAATATTGCTCATTTTTATGG GACTCATTGTGTTCGTGGGTGTGAAATTTGTCAACAAGTTCGCAACAGTGGCACTGGCCTGCGTCATTCTGTCGATAATAGCGGTCTATGTGGGAATATTTGACAATATCCATGGCAACGAAAAGCTATA CATGTGTGTTCTGGGAAATCGACTTTTGAAGGACATCCCACTGGACAATTGCACAAAGGGCGATCCATTCATGGTGGACATTTATTGCCCGGGTGGAAAATGCGATGACTACTACTTag CAAACAACGTTACTAGGGTGAAGGGCATCAAGGGACTGTCCAGTGGCGTTTTCTATGACAACATTTTCCCTTCGTTTTTGGAGAAGGGCCAGTTTATATCCTACGGCAAGAATCCAACTGATATTGAGAACACCAGTGGCCAGTCATACAACCAGATCATGGCCGATATTACCACATCGTTCACCCTGCTCATTGGCATTTTCTTCCCATCGGTAACAG GTATCATGGCTGGATCTAACCGTTCTGGAGACTTGGCTGACGCTCAAAAGAGTATACCCATCGGAACGATATGTGCTATTCTGACCACGAGTACGGTTTACTTATCTAGCGTCATGTTCTTTGCCGGCACAGTGGATAATCTCCTGCTGAGAGATAA ATTCGGTCAATCCATTGGTGGAAAATTGGTGGTGGCCAATATTGCCTGGCCCAACCAGTGGGTCATTCTGATTGGCTCTTTCCTGTCCACCCTTGGAGCTGGACTTCAGAGTTTAACGGGCGCACCGCGTCTACTTCAGGCCATTGCCAGGGACGAGATTATTCCCTTCCTGGCTCCATTCGCCAAGTCCTCGAGCCGTGGTGAACCCACCCGTGCCCTGCTCCTGACCATTGTCATTTGCCAGTGCGGTATTCTCCTGG GTAATGTCGACTTGTTGGCGCCTTTACTCTCCATGTTCTTCCTCATGTGCTACGGTTTTGTTAACCTGGCTTGCGCCGTACAAACCCTGCTGAGGACTCCCAATTGGAGACCTCGGTTCAAGTTCTACCACTGGAGCTTGTCCCTGATCGGCCTGACTCTGTGCATATCAGTCATGATCATGACATCCTGGTATTTCGCACTGATTGCTATGGGAATGGCCattattatttacaaataCATTGAGTACCGAGG TGCCGAAAAGGAGTGGGGTGATGGCATTCGTGGAATGGCCCTCACCGCCGCCAGGTACTCGCTCCTTCGTCTGGAGGAAGGCCCACCGCATACGAAAAATTGGCGTCCCCAAATTTTGGTGCTTTCAAAGCTCAATGATAACCTCTTGCCAAAGTATAGGAAGATATTCTCCTTTGCCACCCAGCTGAAAGCTGGCAAGGGACTGACGATTTGTGTGTCTGTGATAAAGGGCGACCACACGAAGATAGCTAACAAAGCAGTGGATGCTAAGTCCACGCTGCGCAAATACATGACCGACGAGAAGGTGAAGGGATTCTGCGATGTCCTGGTCGCCCAACAAATAGGCGAAGGCCTCAGTTCAGT TGTCCAGACCATTGGACTGGGAGGCATGAAGCCAAACACTGTCATCGTGGGATGGCCCTATAGCTGGCGGCAGGAGGGGCGCAACAGctggaagactttcatccagACAGTTCGCACGGTGGCCGCCTGCCACATGGCTCTCCTGGTGCCCAAGGGCATTAACTTCTATCCAGAATCGAACCACAAG ATTGGTGGCAACATCGACATCTGGTGGATTGTCCATGACGGCGGCCTGCTCATGTTGCTGCCGTTCTTGCTGAAGCAACATCGCACTTGGCGCAACTGCAAGCTGAGGATCTTCACTGTTGCTCAAATCGAGGACAACTCGATTCAAATGAAGAAAGATTTGAAGACATTCCTGTACCATCTGCGAATCGAGGCAGATGTCGAAGTGGTTGAGATG AATAACAGCGACATTTCTGCCTATACCTATGAGCGGACACTTATGATGGAACAGCGTAATCAGATGCTGAGAGCATTaggtttaaataaaaaagaaaactccAAAGTG GATTCTCAAAACGATGAGAAACGTAACTCAATTGATTTGGATGGTCCCGAACAAGAGGACGCACCTGAAACTACTTCTAGCAAGGATGATTCAACAGAGAAAGCCGACGGAGACTTAAAGTCCAGTGTGAAACC gGATGAGTTCAATGTTCGTCGCATGCACACAGCAATAAAACTAAATGAAGTTATTGTAGAAAAGTCACAGGACGCCCAGTTGGTTATTATGAATCTACCGGGTCCTCCTAGGGAAGTGAGAGCGGAGCGTGAAAGCAATT ATATGGAATTTCTGGAGGTATTAACAGAGGGCCTTGAAAAAGTGTTAATGGTTCGTGGAGGAGGCCGTGAAGTTATAACAATTTACTCTTAA
- the kcc gene encoding solute carrier family 12 member 4 isoform X11, giving the protein MPDRFQVTKADEDTVLDYNQDESASGKLLGDILDETLDSGDIHRAEENQKSNIDPNLYLYDDDLATRPHISTFISSIANYENTIPAATDPDAKPAAPSARMGTLIGVFLPCIQNIFGVILFIRLTWVVGTAGAVCGFLIVLTCCCVTMLTAISMSAIATNGVVPAGGSYFMISRSLGPEFGGAVGMLFYTGTTLAAAMYIVGAVEIVLTYMAPWASIFGDFTKDAEAMYNNFRVYGTILLIFMGLIVFVGVKFVNKFATVALACVILSIIAVYVGIFDNIHGNEKLYMCVLGNRLLKDIPLDNCTKGDPFMVDIYCPGGKCDDYYLANNVTRVKGIKGLSSGVFYDNIFPSFLEKGQFISYGKNPTDIENTSGQSYNQIMADITTSFTLLIGIFFPSVTGIMAGSNRSGDLADAQKSIPIGTICAILTTSTVYLSSVMFFAGTVDNLLLRDKFGQSIGGKLVVANIAWPNQWVILIGSFLSTLGAGLQSLTGAPRLLQAIARDEIIPFLAPFAKSSSRGEPTRALLLTIVICQCGILLGNVDLLAPLLSMFFLMCYGFVNLACAVQTLLRTPNWRPRFKFYHWSLSLIGLTLCISVMIMTSWYFALIAMGMAIIIYKYIEYRGAEKEWGDGIRGMALTAARYSLLRLEEGPPHTKNWRPQILVLSKLNDNLLPKYRKIFSFATQLKAGKGLTICVSVIKGDHTKIANKAVDAKSTLRKYMTDEKVKGFCDVLVAQQIGEGLSSVVQTIGLGGMKPNTVIVGWPYSWRQEGRNSWKTFIQTVRTVAACHMALLVPKGINFYPESNQDWWQHRHLVDCP; this is encoded by the exons ATGCCAGATAGATTTCAAGTGACGAAAGCAGATGAAGATACCGTTTTGGACTACAATCAAGATGAATCGGCGAGCGGAAAACTTCTCGGAGACATCCTCGACGAGACGCTAG ACTCAGGTGATATCCACAGGGCTGAAGAAAACCAAAAGTCCAACATCGACCCAAATCTATATTTATACGATGATGATTTGGCGACCAGGCCCCATATATCAACGTTCATTTCATCAATTGCCAATTATGAAAACACGATACCAGCGGCCACCGATCCCGATGCAAAGCCGGCAGCTCCATCGGCTCGAATGG gTACCCTAATTGGAGTGTTCTTGCCATGCATTCAAAATATCTTTGGTGTCATATTGTTCATTCGATTAACATGGGTTGTTGGAACGGCTGGCGCCGTGTGTGGATTCTTAATTGTGTTGACCTGCTGCTGTGTG ACAATGCTAACTGCGATTTCGATGTCGGCCATTGCAACGAATGGAGTGGTTCCTGCGGGAGGGAGCTACTTCATGATATCCCG ATCCCTGGGCCCTGAGTTTGGTGGTGCGGTGGGAATGTTGTTTTATACGGGAACCACATTAGCAGCGGCAATGTATATAGTCGGTGCTGTGGAAATCGTATTG ACATACATGGCGCCGTGGGCATCAATCTTTGGGGATTTCACCAAGGATGCTGAGGCGATGTATAACAATTTCCGCGTCTACGGCACAATATTGCTCATTTTTATGG GACTCATTGTGTTCGTGGGTGTGAAATTTGTCAACAAGTTCGCAACAGTGGCACTGGCCTGCGTCATTCTGTCGATAATAGCGGTCTATGTGGGAATATTTGACAATATCCATGGCAACGAAAAGCTATA CATGTGTGTTCTGGGAAATCGACTTTTGAAGGACATCCCACTGGACAATTGCACAAAGGGCGATCCATTCATGGTGGACATTTATTGCCCGGGTGGAAAATGCGATGACTACTACTTag CAAACAACGTTACTAGGGTGAAGGGCATCAAGGGACTGTCCAGTGGCGTTTTCTATGACAACATTTTCCCTTCGTTTTTGGAGAAGGGCCAGTTTATATCCTACGGCAAGAATCCAACTGATATTGAGAACACCAGTGGCCAGTCATACAACCAGATCATGGCCGATATTACCACATCGTTCACCCTGCTCATTGGCATTTTCTTCCCATCGGTAACAG GTATCATGGCTGGATCTAACCGTTCTGGAGACTTGGCTGACGCTCAAAAGAGTATACCCATCGGAACGATATGTGCTATTCTGACCACGAGTACGGTTTACTTATCTAGCGTCATGTTCTTTGCCGGCACAGTGGATAATCTCCTGCTGAGAGATAA ATTCGGTCAATCCATTGGTGGAAAATTGGTGGTGGCCAATATTGCCTGGCCCAACCAGTGGGTCATTCTGATTGGCTCTTTCCTGTCCACCCTTGGAGCTGGACTTCAGAGTTTAACGGGCGCACCGCGTCTACTTCAGGCCATTGCCAGGGACGAGATTATTCCCTTCCTGGCTCCATTCGCCAAGTCCTCGAGCCGTGGTGAACCCACCCGTGCCCTGCTCCTGACCATTGTCATTTGCCAGTGCGGTATTCTCCTGG GTAATGTCGACTTGTTGGCGCCTTTACTCTCCATGTTCTTCCTCATGTGCTACGGTTTTGTTAACCTGGCTTGCGCCGTACAAACCCTGCTGAGGACTCCCAATTGGAGACCTCGGTTCAAGTTCTACCACTGGAGCTTGTCCCTGATCGGCCTGACTCTGTGCATATCAGTCATGATCATGACATCCTGGTATTTCGCACTGATTGCTATGGGAATGGCCattattatttacaaataCATTGAGTACCGAGG TGCCGAAAAGGAGTGGGGTGATGGCATTCGTGGAATGGCCCTCACCGCCGCCAGGTACTCGCTCCTTCGTCTGGAGGAAGGCCCACCGCATACGAAAAATTGGCGTCCCCAAATTTTGGTGCTTTCAAAGCTCAATGATAACCTCTTGCCAAAGTATAGGAAGATATTCTCCTTTGCCACCCAGCTGAAAGCTGGCAAGGGACTGACGATTTGTGTGTCTGTGATAAAGGGCGACCACACGAAGATAGCTAACAAAGCAGTGGATGCTAAGTCCACGCTGCGCAAATACATGACCGACGAGAAGGTGAAGGGATTCTGCGATGTCCTGGTCGCCCAACAAATAGGCGAAGGCCTCAGTTCAGT TGTCCAGACCATTGGACTGGGAGGCATGAAGCCAAACACTGTCATCGTGGGATGGCCCTATAGCTGGCGGCAGGAGGGGCGCAACAGctggaagactttcatccagACAGTTCGCACGGTGGCCGCCTGCCACATGGCTCTCCTGGTGCCCAAGGGCATTAACTTCTATCCAGAATCGAACCA AGATTGGTGGCAACATCGACATCTGGTGGATTGTCCATGA